Genomic window (Streptomyces sp. LX-29):
GGAACAGGGGATGGCAGCAGCCCGACGGCAGCACCGCGGGTATGGCGGACGCCGCCCCGGAGCAGTCCTCGGAGCAGTCGCTTCCGCGGCGCACCCCGGGGGCCGGACTGTCCCAGCCGGGCCGGTCCGAGAACGCCTCCGGCGAAGGCTCCGGTAACGGCGGCGACGGCTGGCGCTCGGCCAATGACGAGCTCTGGCAGCGGGCCGGTCGGATCCGAGAGCCCAAGGCCGGCGGGGTCACCTCCTCCGGGCTTCCGCGACGGGTGCCCAAGGCCAACCTCGTCGACGGCGCGGCGGCGCAGTCCCCGCAGGGCGGCCCCCAGGTCTCCCGGGCTCCGGAAGCCGTTCGGGGCAGGTTGAGCAACCTGCGCCGGGGCGTCCAGCAGGCCCGCAACGCGGGTTCCGAGAGCAGCACCGAGCAAGACCAGCATGACCAACAGGGCTTCGGCCCCGGCAGCACCTACGATCAGGAGCGTTAGTGTGAGCCCGATGAGCCAGGCGGCGCAGAACCTGAACTGGTTGATCACGAACTTTGTGGACAACACCCCCGGGGTGTCGCACACGGTCGTGGTCTCCGCCGACGGACTCCTCCTCGCGATGTCCGAAGGGTTCCCCCGCGACCGCGCGGACCAGCTGGCGGCGGTCGCCTCCGGTCTGACCTCGCTGACCGCCGGAGCCTCCCGCATCTTCGAAGGCGGTGCGGTCAACCAGACCGTCGTCGAGATGGAGCGCGGCTTCCTCTTCATCATGTCCATCTCGGACGGATCCTCGCTGGCCGTCCTCGCCCACCCCGAGTGCGACATCGGCCTCGTCGGCTACGAGATGGCCCTGCTCGTCGACCGCGCGGGTGGGGTGCTCACCCCCGACCTGCGGGCAGAACTGCAAGGAAGCCTTCTCAACTAGCAAAGAGACAGTGCGCTTCGCGCCACCGCCCCATAGGGTGCGGTGGCGCGACCGGCAAACACGCGAGTTGGAGGAGGAGCCGTGGAAACGCCCCCTAGCGGATACCCGTACGGGTTCGGGCAGCAGCCCGAACCGCAGCAGGATGGCCCGCTGCAGCGCTTCAACTTCCCCTCCACTCCCAGCCACTACCGCCAGCCACAGGGCTACCCGCAGCAGCAGCAGCAACCCCAGCCGCAGCAGCAACAAGGGCCCCCGTCTGGCTACCCGTCGTACGAACCGCAGCGCCCGCCGCGCAACCAGCCGGCCCAGTCGCAGCGGCGACGCACCGCGCCGGAGCCGCCCGTGGGCGGCGCGCACAACCCCCTGGTGCGTCCGTACGCCATGACCGGAGGCCGAACCCGGCCTCGCTACCAGCTCGCCATCGAGGCGCTGGTGCACACCACGGCCGATCCCTCCCGGTTGCAGGGCCAGTTGCCCGAACACCAGCGGATCTGCCAGTTGTGCCGGGAGATCAAGTCGGTCGCAGAGATCTCCGCGCTCCTCACCATCCCCCTCGGCGTCGCCCGAATCCTCGTCGCCGATCTGGCCGAGGCCGGACTCGTCGCCATCCATCAGCCGGGCGGCGACGAGACCGCCGGCGGCCAGCCTGACGTGACACTGCTCGAAAGGGTGCTCAGTGGACTTCGCAAGCTCTAGCGGTGCAGCCCGCTCCACCACCTCCGCGAAGATCGTGGTGGCGGGCGGCTTCGGCGTGGGCAAGACCACGTTCGTCGGCGCGGTCTCGGAGATCAACCCGCTGCGCACCGAAGCCGTGATGACCTCGGCCTCGGCGGGGATCGACGACCTCACGCACGCGCCGGACAAGACCACGACCACTGTGGCCATGGACTTCGGCCGTATCACGCTGGACCAGGACCTGATCCTGTACCTGTTCGGTACGCCGGGTCAGGACCGCTTCTGGTTCATGTGGGACGACCTGGTCCGCGGCGCCATCGGCGCCGTCGTGCTGGTCGACACCCGCCGTCTCGCCGACTGCTTCCCCGCGGTCGACTACTTCGAGAACAGCGGCCTGCCCTTCGTGATCGCCCTCAACGGCTTCGACGGCCACCAGCCGTACGGCCCCGAAGAGGTCCGCGAGGCACTCCAGATCGGCCCCGACGCCCCGATCATCACCACCGACGCGCGAACCCGCAGCGAGGCGAAGAGCACGCTCATCACCCTCGTCGAACACGCCCTCATGGCCCGGCTCCGGTAGTCACCGGCGCCGTCGGCCGTGCAGAAAGGTCCCCGCACCCCCGGAAGGGGGGCGGGGACCTTTCTCGTGCGCCCTGTGATGACCGTGTCGTGGGCCGGGGTGGTGGGCCGGTGTCGTGGGTCCTGCCATGTGCTCCGGGTGTGCCGCTGGACCGCCCGGTCGCGGCAGACGAAACGCCGGGCGGGCTGGAGATCCAGCCCGCCCGGCGTTCGGTGCGAAGAGGTCAGCCCTGCCAGCTGTGCGGGGCGCGGAAACCCGACTGGCGCTCAAGGCGACGCCAGCGGGCGGTGTCCCGGCGCGGCCGGGTCGAGGCGGCGCCGCGGGTGCGGTGCACCGCACCCGCGCGGGCGAGCAGGACCGCGGTGACGGCGGCCAGCTCCTCCGCGTCGGCGTGCCCCTTCTCGACCCGGACGAGCGTGCCGGCGGTGGCGGACATGGCGGTATCGCTGGGAGTACTCACGGTGGACTTCGTCTCCATCAGCCGCGTCACTGCGGCGGGTTGCCGTGCTTACGAGAGGGCAGGTCGGCGTGCTTGGTGCGCAGCATCGCCAGGGAACGGATGAGGATGGCGCGGGTGTCGGCCGGGTCGATGACGTCGTCGACGAGTCCGCGCTCGGCCGCGTAGTACGGGTGCATGAGCTCGGACTTGTACTCCTTGACCATGCGGGAGCGCATCGCCTCGGGGTCGTCCGCCTCCGCGATCTGGCGCCGGAAGATGACGTTGGCGGCGCCCTCGGCGCCCATCACCGCGATCTCGTTGGTCGGCCAGGCGTAGGTGAGGTCGGCGCCGATGGACTGGGAGTCCATCACGATGTACGCGCCGCCGTACGCCTTGCGCAGGATCACCGAGATCCGCGGCACGGTGGCGTTGCAGTACGCGTAGAGCATCTTGGCGCCGTGCCGGATGATGCCGCCGTGCTCCTGGTCGACGCCGGGCAGGAAGCCGGGCACGTCCAGCAGGGTGATCAGCGGGATGTTGAACGCGTCGCACATCTGGATGAAGCGCGCGGACTTCTCCGACGCCTCGATGTCCAGCACGCCGGCCAGCGACTGCGGCTGGTTGGCGATCACGCCGACGACCTGACCGTCGAGCCGGGTCAGGGCGCAGATGATGTTGGTGGCCCAGCGCTCGTGGACCTCCAGGAACTCGCCGTCGTCGACGATCTCCTCGATCACCTTGCGCATGTCGTACGGGCGGTTGCCGTCGGCCGGGACGAGGTCCAGCAGTATGTCGCCGCGCCGGTCCACGGGGTCCTCGGACTCCACGACGGGCGGGTTCTCCCGGTTGTTCTGCGGGAGCATCGACAGCAGGTAGCGCACCTCCTCCAGGCACGACTCCTCGTCGTCGTAGGCGAAGTGGCAGACGCCGGAGGTCTCGGCGTGAACGTCCGCACCGCCGAGGCCGTTCTGGGTCACCTTCTCGCCCGTCACCGCCTGGACCACGTCCGGGCCGGTGATGAACATCTGCGAGGTCTCCCGCACCATGAACACGAAGTCCGTGAGCGCCGGGGAGTAGGCCGCGCCACCGGCGCACGGGCCGAGCATCACGCTGATCTGCGGGATGACGCCGGACGCCTTGGTGTTGCGCTGGAAGATGCCGCCGTAGCCGGCGAGGGCGGAGACGCCCTCCTGAATGCGGGCGCCGGCGCCGTCGTTCAGGGAGACCAGCGGCGCCCCGGCCGCGATCGCCATGTCCATGATCTTGTGGATCTTCGTGGCGTGGGCCTCGCCCAGCGCGCCACCGAAGATCCGGAAGTCGTGTGCGTACACGAACACCGTGCGTCCGTGAACGGTTCCCCACCCCGTGATCACACCATCGGTGTACGGCCGCTTGGCCTCCAGGCCGAAACCGCTGGCCCGGTGCCGGCGCAGCGGCTCCACCTCGTTGAAGGAACCCTCGTCCAGCAGCAGATCGATCCGCTCCCGAGCCGTCAGCTTCCCCTTGGCCTTCTGAGCCTCGGTCGCCCGCTCGCTCGGACCCCGCCGAACCTGCTCGCGGATGGCGTGCAGCTCGGCGACGCGCCCGCGGACGTCACTCGCCACTTCGGGCGCACCTTCGAGATTGGTCATGCATTGAACGGTACGTGCCAGGGGGCCGGGAGACCGATGTCGTTTTCCTACAACGTCGCACCCGTTTTCGTGGGCAGGCAGAACAGAACTGCACAGTGAGTTTGGGCGTCAACGGCTGTACCTAAGGACAACGGCCACTGTTGGCACTCCACAAAGGGAACCCGGGGTATGCGGTAGCTGCGGCGGTCTGACCACGCCGAACGGTCACCCGGTCGGCTGGCGCGGTACGGCCGCGCGGGGTATCCGGACACCGGGTGGGACGGCAGCAGCCTAGCCGCGCCGGACCGCGCTCCCTACCCCTTTCGACCCCACTCGACCCCCCTCCCCGCGCGCCGCCCCCACCCCTGACCCTCCCGGCCGTCCAGCAGCACCTCGCAGCGGTGCCCGGCGCCCGCGGCGCCGGCGCTCACCCGCAGCCGCAGTGTGGCGCCCGCGGACAGGACCCGAACGGACGGGTCCTGGGCGAGCACCCGGCGCACCGGCCGGGCCCAGTCGAGCTCCACCGGCGCGCCCGACCGCGCGGGGTCGGCGATCCACAGCGTCGCGCGCCCCCCGCGACACCGCACCAGCACGCTCGCCGGGCCGTCGGCGGTCAGCTCTCCGACCGTCCCCGCCCGCCAGAAGTTGACGGCGGTCAGCCCCCACGAGGCGACGGCGACCCCCTGCTGCCGCTCACTGTTGGCGAGGAGGCTCAGCCATCCGGAGTCGGCGGCGCGGGCGGCGAGGGTGCGCCGATCGGCCCCGGGCAGCAGCAGGTAGGCGTAGGAGGCGTCCACCGGGTCGGTGCCGTGGTCGTGCCAGAGCGTCAGATAGCGCCGGGTGAACGGGTCGGGCGCGCCGCCCGCGTTGATGTCCCGCCACGCTCCCGTCCGGGCCTCGCGCAGCGCGTTCAGCCGGGCGCCGCCGGGGAACACATAGCCGCCGTGGCCGTGCAGGTGCGCCCAGCGGGCGCGCCGGAAGGTCGCGCTCCAGCCGAGCTCCGCGGGCTGCTCCACCCCGTCCACGGTGAGGGTGTGGGTGCCGTCGGCGCCGAGGTTGCGGTGGTCCACGATCGTCTCCACCGGGGTGCCGTCGGCGGCGGTGACGCCGGCGCCCAGACAGATCACGGCGTCGGCGACGAAGAACCAGGACTTCTTGGCGCGCAGCGTGCTGGAGAGCCCGCGCAGATCCTGGCCGATCGCGGCGAACTCGCCGTCGGTGACCCCGCCCACCCAGCGCGCGGCCGGCTTGGGCTGGCCCCAGCCGCCGCCCTCGTTGTCGGCCAACCGCTTGGTGGAGACGGTGGTGCCGGGCAGCCGGTAGGGGTCGGCGGTCGGCCAGAAGGCGTCCGTGTACTGGGCGAGCGTGCCCTCCCCCGCCCACCAGCTGAGCATCCCGGCTCCGGTGTGCCAGCCGCGCGGGTGCTCGCCGTTGCCGTTCTCGTAGTAGGAGATCCGGTCCGAGGCCATGGCCAGGTTGGCGGTCCAGCCGGGGCGCCGGTGCACCGCCCGGTCCATGGCGGCGAACAGCCGGTGCTCCACCGGCGCGGCGGCCACCGGCCCCGGCCGGTCCGCGATGGCGCGCAGCCGCGCCAGTTCGGCCACGCCGAACTGCGGGTCGGTGAGGACCGGGCTGGCCGTGTCCCGCGCGATCCAGCCCCGGATCATGGCGTGCCACTCCGCCCGCTCGGCCTCCGGGGCACCGTCGCCGAGCAGCGCGACGGCGGCGATCAGTTGGTGGCCGCGCTGGTGGTCGCTCTGCACGACCTGGCGGCTGTCGCCCCGGGTCAGGCCCCGGCTGACGGCCCGTCCGGAGACGCTGTCCATCACCAGCCCGTCGTGGATCAGCGGCGCCCAGGCGCGCGTCACGCTGTCGTGGATGATCCGCAGCCCGG
Coding sequences:
- a CDS encoding roadblock/LC7 domain-containing protein, with protein sequence MSQAAQNLNWLITNFVDNTPGVSHTVVVSADGLLLAMSEGFPRDRADQLAAVASGLTSLTAGASRIFEGGAVNQTVVEMERGFLFIMSISDGSSLAVLAHPECDIGLVGYEMALLVDRAGGVLTPDLRAELQGSLLN
- a CDS encoding DUF742 domain-containing protein; this translates as METPPSGYPYGFGQQPEPQQDGPLQRFNFPSTPSHYRQPQGYPQQQQQPQPQQQQGPPSGYPSYEPQRPPRNQPAQSQRRRTAPEPPVGGAHNPLVRPYAMTGGRTRPRYQLAIEALVHTTADPSRLQGQLPEHQRICQLCREIKSVAEISALLTIPLGVARILVADLAEAGLVAIHQPGGDETAGGQPDVTLLERVLSGLRKL
- a CDS encoding ATP/GTP-binding protein; its protein translation is MDFASSSGAARSTTSAKIVVAGGFGVGKTTFVGAVSEINPLRTEAVMTSASAGIDDLTHAPDKTTTTVAMDFGRITLDQDLILYLFGTPGQDRFWFMWDDLVRGAIGAVVLVDTRRLADCFPAVDYFENSGLPFVIALNGFDGHQPYGPEEVREALQIGPDAPIITTDARTRSEAKSTLITLVEHALMARLR
- a CDS encoding acyl-CoA carboxylase subunit epsilon; protein product: MSATAGTLVRVEKGHADAEELAAVTAVLLARAGAVHRTRGAASTRPRRDTARWRRLERQSGFRAPHSWQG
- a CDS encoding acyl-CoA carboxylase subunit beta, with amino-acid sequence MTNLEGAPEVASDVRGRVAELHAIREQVRRGPSERATEAQKAKGKLTARERIDLLLDEGSFNEVEPLRRHRASGFGLEAKRPYTDGVITGWGTVHGRTVFVYAHDFRIFGGALGEAHATKIHKIMDMAIAAGAPLVSLNDGAGARIQEGVSALAGYGGIFQRNTKASGVIPQISVMLGPCAGGAAYSPALTDFVFMVRETSQMFITGPDVVQAVTGEKVTQNGLGGADVHAETSGVCHFAYDDEESCLEEVRYLLSMLPQNNRENPPVVESEDPVDRRGDILLDLVPADGNRPYDMRKVIEEIVDDGEFLEVHERWATNIICALTRLDGQVVGVIANQPQSLAGVLDIEASEKSARFIQMCDAFNIPLITLLDVPGFLPGVDQEHGGIIRHGAKMLYAYCNATVPRISVILRKAYGGAYIVMDSQSIGADLTYAWPTNEIAVMGAEGAANVIFRRQIAEADDPEAMRSRMVKEYKSELMHPYYAAERGLVDDVIDPADTRAILIRSLAMLRTKHADLPSRKHGNPPQ
- a CDS encoding polysaccharide lyase 8 family protein, whose product is MGRDVRRRTLMAGTGALGLGAALAGPTRAADAAPGEGPAPGARRADDDFDTLRRRWLELALGTGFDPTAEPYASRLRRTGERAAAYRASMAPTAASLWPDAPYDPPAGITLGYARLHTMAQAYAQPGTGLTGDPGLAADLVRGLDHLDRTVYSPATTRYGNWWEWQIGSPRLLLDTLAMAHDRVDEALRGRALAAVDHFVPDGMLGDYTGTSTGANRVDLCRVVALRGVLGRTAGKLELARDALSPVFPHVTRGDGLYADGSFIQHTWVAYSGTYGCVLLDGLGRLFALLAGSPWEVVDPGLRIIHDSVTRAWAPLIHDGLVMDSVSGRAVSRGLTRGDSRQVVQSDHQRGHQLIAAVALLGDGAPEAERAEWHAMIRGWIARDTASPVLTDPQFGVAELARLRAIADRPGPVAAAPVEHRLFAAMDRAVHRRPGWTANLAMASDRISYYENGNGEHPRGWHTGAGMLSWWAGEGTLAQYTDAFWPTADPYRLPGTTVSTKRLADNEGGGWGQPKPAARWVGGVTDGEFAAIGQDLRGLSSTLRAKKSWFFVADAVICLGAGVTAADGTPVETIVDHRNLGADGTHTLTVDGVEQPAELGWSATFRRARWAHLHGHGGYVFPGGARLNALREARTGAWRDINAGGAPDPFTRRYLTLWHDHGTDPVDASYAYLLLPGADRRTLAARAADSGWLSLLANSERQQGVAVASWGLTAVNFWRAGTVGELTADGPASVLVRCRGGRATLWIADPARSGAPVELDWARPVRRVLAQDPSVRVLSAGATLRLRVSAGAAGAGHRCEVLLDGREGQGWGRRAGRGVEWGRKG